A window of the Bombina bombina isolate aBomBom1 chromosome 3, aBomBom1.pri, whole genome shotgun sequence genome harbors these coding sequences:
- the LOC128652334 gene encoding uncharacterized protein LOC128652334: protein MTNTDPRATGFQNTEKVTAASQGVQSAVTQDPSTGVRIVWVMGHSFIYWANAEASKKMGGLQLGCPVDQWEVKWFGIRGMCWELLFPLFLDYGRMFPRPHVLIVHLGGNDLGMIPQKELVRRIKRDLGNIKELYPGIKIICPSSIRVGSKQFGVRCALQRIFAKRNDAIVCREGKLFIQLQETDTEDFVSQRYLHYTIWSLLLLAASPHITSNSSYTLISHNTPVKASLQLSTTERPRSHN from the exons atgactaatacggatcccagggctactggtttccagaatacagagaaggttacggctgcatctcaaggggttcagtctgcagtgactcaggatccgagtacag gtgtaaggatcgtatgggtgatggggcattcgtttatatactgggccaatgctgaggccagtaagaaaatgggcggccttcagcttgggtgtcctgttgatcaatgggaggtcaaatggtttgggattaggggcatgtgctgggaactcttgtttccgttgtttctagactatggcagaatgtttcctcgtcctcatgttttgatagtgcatttggggggaaatgatttaggtatgattcctcaaaaagaattaGTGAGAAGAATCAAAAGGGATCTGGGCAATATAAAGGAACTTTATCCCGGAATTAAAATaatctg TCCGTCTTCCATCCGAGTAGGCTCCAAACAGTTTGGTGTCCGCTGTGCTTTGCAAAGGATTTTTGCAAAAAGGAATGATGCTATA GTGTGCAGGGAAGGAAAATTGTTTATTCAGTTGCAAGAGACAGACACAGAGGACTTTGTTTCCCAGCGCTACCTACACTATACCATCTGGTCCCTGCTCTTATTGGCTGCATCCCCTCACATTACAAGCAATTCATCATATACTCTTATATCACATAACACCCCAGTTAAAGCATCCCTGCAGCTTTCAACAACAGAAAGGCCACGTAGCCATAACTAA